In the Enterococcus rotai genome, AAATGCCATTTCAATAAGTCCGTCTGTATCTTGCCTCATATTATAATCCTTCTAGTAAAACATTTTTACGGATCCATTCATTTACGGCTGCTACCCCTTCTTGATCCTTTAAGTTAGTAAATAAAAAAGTATTATCTTCTCGAAAAACTTCGGTGTCTTTTTTCATGACATCTAAATCAGCACCAACATACGGAGCCAGATCGATTTTATTGATGATAAATAAATCACTCTTGATCATTCCTTGACCTGCTTTTCTAGGAATTTTTTCTCCTTGGGCCACATCAATAATATAAATAGAGGAATCGACTAATTCTGGACTAAACGTTGCGGCTAAATTATCCCCACCACTTTCCAAAAAAATTACATCTAAATCTTCAAATCGTTCTTCTAATTGTTCAATAGCTGCAAAATTCATTGATGCATCTTCACGAATTGCTGTGTGTGGACATCCTCCAGTTTCTACACCGATAATACGATCTTCACTTAAAACAGAGTTATCACATAAGAATTTTGCATCTTCTTTTGTATAGATATCATTGGTTATTACTGCAACGTTCAAATCCTCATTCATTTGTCTAACTAAACGTTCAATAAGTAATGTTTTCCCTGATCCAACGGGTCCACCGACACCAATTATTACTGTTTTTTTCATCTGTTATTTCCTCCCTATGACATAAAAAGTCTGAATACTTGTGTTTCATGGTTAATTTGTGACAATTCGATTCCAGGTACATTGGCTCCTAAATAAGATGCGTCCAATTGCTTCATTTCTGCTACTATCTCTTCTAGAAGTGGGATTGTTCTTTGTAGAATTAATTGTCCGCTTTTTTGCCCTAGAGGGACTGCTCTGACAGCATTTTGAATCATCGTAGAATTTATACTATAGCCATAAAGTAAGATTGCTTCATCTGCGTCCAGTCCTTTATAATGAGCAAAAATAGCAAAAACAATCGCTGGATTTCCATAAACAGTAGCCTTTTTGATTTGTTGCTTATAATCATCTAGTAATGGAATATCATGTAAAGTTTGAACTAGGTCAATCATTTGCTTCGCAATCATTTTTGTCCCATTTCTTGTTTCAGCTGCTTGTGAGGAACATGTAATGATTTTATCGTATTCCCAAATTACTTCTATTTTTTCTTCTTCCAAAGCTTTAAAACAAAGATTTATAAGTAACCCTTCACCGTATTTAAATTGTGTTTTTAGATACGTATCTAACCAAATTTCAAAATCATCTGCATTCGTTATTTTATCTGTTCTCAAATAATTTTCCATACCAAAGGAATGATTGAATGTCCCAATAGGAAAAGTGGAATCGCAGACTTGTACAACATCTAAAAAATTTTCAAACCTTTTTACATTAATGTTCATGCGACAAGTCCACATGTTTCAAAGCTTTTTTCAACTTGATTTTTTTAATCTCGTAGTCTATGTCCTTTTTATTTAAAAGATCAACTACAGTTGGATCTACTTCTAAAACAATTTTCCCGTCTTCTACAACAACAGGTTTATGTGTATTTCCAAGTAAGTGAGCAATTTCACCCATTTCATCCATCGTTGACGGTTTAATGATAATCATTTCTTCAGAGCGTACCGCAATGACTAAAATGTTATGGTCATCGACAAAAAAGATAGAACCATTACGCAACGCTTCACTTTCACTTGTTAATCGAATCCCATAATCGTTGCCATGATCTGTGGTTACCCTTAAAATTCTTTTGTTTAAATCATCACTGTTTAATCTAACAGTTTCAACATGATATTTCGTAATATCATCGATTTCATCAAGATTTGAATCAATAGCTGTCAAAATCATATTCTTCCTCCTGTAAATTTAACAGAACAAAAGTGGCATTAGCTTCCTTAAAATTTCTTCTAAATGTATATAGATATCATTTTTTTAAAAGAATTTTTGATAGCTTGCCACTTTTGTCCCAGCATTTTTCTGTTTAGAATAGGTAATATCTTTGGCTTAACGCCACAGTGTCGACGGGATCACAAGTAATCAATTCGTCATCAATCTTCACATCAAATGTATGAGGGTCAACGGTAATCGTTTTTGGACTGAAATTATTTAATTTCATGTCTCGCTTGGTTAAATTTCTTGTATTATGAACAGGTAAAACTACTTTTTCAAGTCCAATGTTTTCCTTGATTCCATGATCGTATGCAAACTGTGAAACGAATGTAATATTTGTGGCAGTCACAGCCTTGCCGCATGCCCCAAAGAGATCTCTCATTAGACGAGGTTGTGGTGTAGGTAGACTTGAACTTGCATCTCCCATCACACCATAACTAATCATGCCCATTTTTAAAACCATTTTGGGTTTTGCTCCAAACTTCGCTGGTTCCCAAATGACTAAATCAGCATATTTGCCTACTTCAACGGATCCGATATAATCTGATACACCGTTTGTGATGGCTGGATTTATTGTGTATTTCGCAATATATCGTTTGATCCGATTATTATCGTTAAATTCACTATCACCATCTAAAGGTCCACGTTGTTTTTTCATTTTATCTGCCAACTGCCAACAACGCATTGCAACTTCACCAACACGTCCCATAGCCATTGCATCAGAAGTCATAATACTTAGTGCACCCATATCATGTAAAACATCTTCTGCTGCAATCGTTTGTTTACGTACACGAGATTCTGCAAATGACACGTCTTCTGGTAATTTCGGATCCAAGTTATGACAAACCATGACCATATCAAATAGTTCACTGATTTCATTGATCGTATAAGGATTTGTTGGATTCGTTGATGAAGGCAACACATTATCGTGCCCCGCTACTACCATGATATCTGGTGCGTGTCCACCACCTGCACCTTCAGTATGGAATGTATGCACTGTTCGTCCTTGAAAAGCATCTAACGTATTTTGAACGAATCCCCCTTCATTAAGCGAATCAGTATGAACCGCAAATTGAACATCGTATTGATCAGCAGCTTTCAGTGAATTATCAATTCCAGCAGCAGTTGCGCCCCAATCTTCATGGTTTTTTATCGCCATGGCACCCGCTTCAATTTGTTCTGCAATCGTTTCAGGTACAGCACCCGCACCTTTTGCCATAACACCAATGTTGATCGGTAAGTTTTCGGCTGACTGAAGCATTCGTTCGATATGCCATTTACCAGGTGATGTAGTCGCTGAATTTGTTCCATCAGCTGGACCTGTTCCCCCACCGAATAATGTTGTAATACCATTATCAAGTCCCGCTTGTGCTAAACCTGGTGAAATAAAATGAACATGAATATCCAATCCACCCGCTGTTACGATTAGACCCTCAGCAGAAATTGCTTCCGTACTAGCACCAACGACAAAGTCTATGTCATCCATATTATCTGGATTTCCGCCTTTACCAATGGCGATGATCTTACCATCGCGGATCCCTATATCCGCTTTAATAATTCCTGTATAGTCAATGATTGTTGCATTGGTGATAATTGTATCTACAACCAGTGGATTTGCTGCACGAGTTTCTGTAGCGCTTTGCCCCATGCCATCTCTCAAAACTTTTCCTCCACCAAACTTGCTTTCTTCACCGTGAATCGTATAATCCTTTTCAATTGCGGCAAATAAATCCGTATCTCCTAATCGAACACTATCCCCGACTATTGGGCCAAACATTTGCGCGTATTTACTTCTATCCATTTTAAAGCTCATATTTTTCCCTCTTTTCAGCTATTTTGTGCGGTCATCATCTAAAAAACCATTTATTTTATCATTGAAACCATAAATACGGCGTTTTCCACCTACGTCAATCAAATTCACTTTACGGGTTTCACCTGGTTCAAAACGGATTGCAGTACCTGCAGGTATATCTAGACGTTTGCCTCTTGCTTTTTCACGATCAAATTTCAAGCCTTCTTCGTTTGCTTCATAGAAGTGAAAATGTGACCCCACCTGAACAGCTCGATCACCAACATTTTTCACCTCTAAAGTGATGGCATCATACCCTTCATTACATACAACTGGCTCTTTTGCTAACTTATATTCTCCTGGAATCATAACTTTTCCTCCTTCATCGAATCATTAAAATGAATTTATTGGATTGGATCATGAACGGTAACTAACTTTGTTCCATCTGGAAATGTTGCTTCTACTTGAATCATTGGAATCATTTCTGAAATACCTTCCATGACATCTTCTTTTGTTAAAAGATTTCTACCCTCGTTCATTAATTCAGAAACTGTTTTTCCTTCACGTGCGCCTTCTAAAATCAAATCCGTAATCAAAGCGACACTTTCTGGATGATTCAACTTTATTTTTTTGTCTTTTCTGCGTTGGGCAATCATTGCTGCCAAGCTGATCATCATTTTTTCTTGTTCTCTTGTTGTTAATTGCATAATAAATGCTCCCTTCTCATTTTATTTTGGCCATAAATCAAGTAGCATTAAGAATCCAGGAATCCAAGCAGTAATGATTCCTTCCCCTACCGATAGATAACCCACAAATTTCCCCAGATTTTTTCCGAGTGTATTTTCAAGAAATCCTGTAAACCAAAGAATTCCCCAGAGAAACCAAATTATTCCGTATAACGTATTTCCGCCATACCCATAAAAACATAATATTCCTGCTGGAATCGCGTTGATTGCTACAAATAAACTGAACCAGCCATAAAGCTTCTGATCTAAATCAAACATTGAATTAATTGCTGTATAGAGATACGTAAACGCAAATAATAAACCAGTCGCACTGGCATAAAACCACGATGAATCTTTATTCGCTACTATCCCGTAAGAAAGAGCTACCAGGTTTAAAAGTAAACTTAATCCACCTGTAAATAGATTCATCACCACGACTGATTTATCTTGTGTTCCTTGTAATCGGTAAAGACCATTGCTTATTAACACCATTCCTACATACAATAAAATAACACCAAGCATTTTTATCCTCCTATCTTCATTCAAATACGTTATTTATTAATTTATATACTATTTCTATACAATATACGTATAAAAGATTGTTTTATGGAAGCTTTGAAATGAGTAATCTATCAAAATGAGTAATTTTCCGATAAACCCCAACTAAATTTGCTGACTTAAAAATAACTTTATAACGATTTATTATATTCTACAAAAATTAAACTAGCTTGGTACACAAGCATTTAGCCCTAAAAAAAGGGAATTATTCTGCTCCATCGATCATTCATTCCCAATCGATTTTATGAATTATATCTTACTCCTGTATACTGAAATATACAAATATTTTTCACGTTTTTAAATTTTTTTAAGAATTAATATAAAATAAAAAAGTAGAGTTGCTACAACTTCTTGAGTTATAACTACTCTACTTTTTTATAAAACGTTTGGTTATTTTACTCATAAAAAACTTATTCATTCATATTTCACTTCAACCAAATACAGCCCTTCTGGATGTGCAGTTGGTCCAGCTAAATTCCGATCTTTAGCGGCAATGATTTCAGGAATTCTTGTTTCATCCATTCGACCATTTCCCATTTTAAGAAGTGTTCCTACCAATATTCGGATCATCTTATACAAAAAACCATCTCCACGAAATGTAAAAACCAGTTCGTCTCCCGCTTCATTGATCTCAAGTCTTGCTTCATGAATCGTTCGAACTTTGTCCTCAATCTCGGTACCAGAAGCACAAAATGACGTAAAATCATGCGTTCCAACTAAATCAGTCAATGCTCTTCGAATCTTTTTAATATCCACTTCATAAGGAAAGTAGCTAGCGTAGAATCGTTTAAACGGACTTCTTGGTTTCCCGATATCTACCCGAAATTGATAAATCTTCTCAACAACATGATAACGAGCATGGAAATCATCTGGTACGATTTCTACACTTTTAACAGCGATATCTTCAGGTGTTTGAGTATCTAGAGCATAACGCATTTTTTCCAAATCTCTCGTCTGTGGATAATCAAAATGAATCACTTGTCCAGCGGCGTGAACCCCTGCATCTGTCCGACCAGAACCAAAAATCGTGATCGTTTTGCCGTTATTCATTTTTCTCAATGTCTTTTCAAGCTCTTCTTGGACAGTACGTCCATTTGGTTGAGCTTGAAAACCATTAAAATTTGTTCCGTCATACGCAATTATTGCTTTATAGCGTGGCATTTCTTTTCCACCTTTACTTCTAACTTCTCATAAAAATCAGCATTACAGTTAAGACTGCAAATACCAACATAACAGCTGTATCTGTTACCTGCCAATGAAGAATCCGATATTTTGTCCGGCCGTCCCCACCTTGGTAGCCACGTGCTTCCATCGCAGTTGCTAAATCTTCTGCTCGATTAAAACTACTCACAAATAACGGAATCAACAGCGGTACCACAGCTTTCATTTTTTGAATCAGGTTCCCTTCGCCAAAATCCACTCCACGAGCCCGTTGTGCATTCATGATCTTCTCTGTTTCATCCATCAAAGTTGGCACAAAACGCAACGCGATCGATAACATCAATGACACTTCATGCACAGGAAAACGAACTACCTTTAATGGACGCAATAAATATTCGATTGCATCTGAGAGGTCCAGAGGCGGTGTTGTCAATGTAAGTAATGTAGACATAAAGATAATCAACACAAACCGACAGAAAATAAATAATCCGTTGATCACACCAAATTCAGTGATTGTAAAAATTCCCCACTTAAAGTAAACTTCTCCGCCTTGGGTAAACAACATCTGTAACGCAACCGTGAACAGAATCAACCAAATCAGCGGTTTGATTCCTCGAATAAAGAAACGGATATTCACTTTGGATAGAAAAATTGCAAATAATGTAAAAATAGCTAAAATACCATATGTCTGCCAATTGTTCGCCAAAAAGATGATCCCAATAAAATAAAAGCTAGCAATCAATTTTGCGCGTGGGTCCATCCTATGAATAAAAGAATCTCCTGGAATATAGCGACCAAAAATCAATTTATTCATCATCCGTCTTCACCAGCCTTTTTCATGCCCTTTAATAAATCATCAGCCAGTGTTTCTGCCGTCAGAGGTAAGTCTTCAAAAGAGAGCCCTTTGGCAATTAATTTCTCTGCAAAAGTTGCAGCTGTTGGTACGCCTAATTGTTTTTCTTTCAACCAGTCGATATCTTGAAAGACCTCTTGAGGTGCACCTGCCTTCACGATTCTGCCTTTTTCTAATACTAATACATGGTCTGCGTAGTTAGCTACATCATCCATTAAATGCGTCACTAAAACGATTGTCATGCCACGTTCTTCATGCAAACGCTGAAACATCTCCATCATTTCTTTACGTCCTTGCGGATCAAGTCCAGCTGTCGGTTCATCCAAAACGAGTACTTCTGGCTCCATCGCTAAAACACCAGCAATTGCCACACGTCGCATCTGACCACCAGAAAGTTCAAAAGGAGAACGGTCTAAAAAACTAGCGTCCAGTCCAACTAAATCAAGCATTTCAGCCGCTAATCTTGCAGCTTCTTCTCCTGCCACACCAAAATTCTTAGGCCCAAAAGCGATATCTTTCGCCACTGTTTCTTCGAATAATTGAGCTTC is a window encoding:
- the ureC gene encoding urease subunit alpha, which gives rise to MSFKMDRSKYAQMFGPIVGDSVRLGDTDLFAAIEKDYTIHGEESKFGGGKVLRDGMGQSATETRAANPLVVDTIITNATIIDYTGIIKADIGIRDGKIIAIGKGGNPDNMDDIDFVVGASTEAISAEGLIVTAGGLDIHVHFISPGLAQAGLDNGITTLFGGGTGPADGTNSATTSPGKWHIERMLQSAENLPINIGVMAKGAGAVPETIAEQIEAGAMAIKNHEDWGATAAGIDNSLKAADQYDVQFAVHTDSLNEGGFVQNTLDAFQGRTVHTFHTEGAGGGHAPDIMVVAGHDNVLPSSTNPTNPYTINEISELFDMVMVCHNLDPKLPEDVSFAESRVRKQTIAAEDVLHDMGALSIMTSDAMAMGRVGEVAMRCWQLADKMKKQRGPLDGDSEFNDNNRIKRYIAKYTINPAITNGVSDYIGSVEVGKYADLVIWEPAKFGAKPKMVLKMGMISYGVMGDASSSLPTPQPRLMRDLFGACGKAVTATNITFVSQFAYDHGIKENIGLEKVVLPVHNTRNLTKRDMKLNNFSPKTITVDPHTFDVKIDDELITCDPVDTVALSQRYYLF
- a CDS encoding urease accessory protein UreF, which gives rise to MNINVKRFENFLDVVQVCDSTFPIGTFNHSFGMENYLRTDKITNADDFEIWLDTYLKTQFKYGEGLLINLCFKALEEEKIEVIWEYDKIITCSSQAAETRNGTKMIAKQMIDLVQTLHDIPLLDDYKQQIKKATVYGNPAIVFAIFAHYKGLDADEAILLYGYSINSTMIQNAVRAVPLGQKSGQLILQRTIPLLEEIVAEMKQLDASYLGANVPGIELSQINHETQVFRLFMS
- a CDS encoding urease subunit beta, with amino-acid sequence MIPGEYKLAKEPVVCNEGYDAITLEVKNVGDRAVQVGSHFHFYEANEEGLKFDREKARGKRLDIPAGTAIRFEPGETRKVNLIDVGGKRRIYGFNDKINGFLDDDRTK
- a CDS encoding AmiS/UreI family transporter; protein product: MLGVILLYVGMVLISNGLYRLQGTQDKSVVVMNLFTGGLSLLLNLVALSYGIVANKDSSWFYASATGLLFAFTYLYTAINSMFDLDQKLYGWFSLFVAINAIPAGILCFYGYGGNTLYGIIWFLWGILWFTGFLENTLGKNLGKFVGYLSVGEGIITAWIPGFLMLLDLWPK
- the truA gene encoding tRNA pseudouridine(38-40) synthase TruA; the protein is MPRYKAIIAYDGTNFNGFQAQPNGRTVQEELEKTLRKMNNGKTITIFGSGRTDAGVHAAGQVIHFDYPQTRDLEKMRYALDTQTPEDIAVKSVEIVPDDFHARYHVVEKIYQFRVDIGKPRSPFKRFYASYFPYEVDIKKIRRALTDLVGTHDFTSFCASGTEIEDKVRTIHEARLEINEAGDELVFTFRGDGFLYKMIRILVGTLLKMGNGRMDETRIPEIIAAKDRNLAGPTAHPEGLYLVEVKYE
- a CDS encoding energy-coupling factor ABC transporter ATP-binding protein, whose translation is MDIRFEQVDFTYQSNTPFEQRALFDLNLTIEDGSYTAIVGHTGSGKSTLLQHLNALVKPTKGTVTIGDRTIVPETNNKNLKPIRKKVGIVFQFPEAQLFEETVAKDIAFGPKNFGVAGEEAARLAAEMLDLVGLDASFLDRSPFELSGGQMRRVAIAGVLAMEPEVLVLDEPTAGLDPQGRKEMMEMFQRLHEERGMTIVLVTHLMDDVANYADHVLVLEKGRIVKAGAPQEVFQDIDWLKEKQLGVPTAATFAEKLIAKGLSFEDLPLTAETLADDLLKGMKKAGEDG
- a CDS encoding urease subunit gamma, with product MQLTTREQEKMMISLAAMIAQRRKDKKIKLNHPESVALITDLILEGAREGKTVSELMNEGRNLLTKEDVMEGISEMIPMIQVEATFPDGTKLVTVHDPIQ
- a CDS encoding energy-coupling factor transporter transmembrane component T family protein, producing MMNKLIFGRYIPGDSFIHRMDPRAKLIASFYFIGIIFLANNWQTYGILAIFTLFAIFLSKVNIRFFIRGIKPLIWLILFTVALQMLFTQGGEVYFKWGIFTITEFGVINGLFIFCRFVLIIFMSTLLTLTTPPLDLSDAIEYLLRPLKVVRFPVHEVSLMLSIALRFVPTLMDETEKIMNAQRARGVDFGEGNLIQKMKAVVPLLIPLFVSSFNRAEDLATAMEARGYQGGDGRTKYRILHWQVTDTAVMLVFAVLTVMLIFMRS
- a CDS encoding urease accessory protein UreE, encoding MILTAIDSNLDEIDDITKYHVETVRLNSDDLNKRILRVTTDHGNDYGIRLTSESEALRNGSIFFVDDHNILVIAVRSEEMIIIKPSTMDEMGEIAHLLGNTHKPVVVEDGKIVLEVDPTVVDLLNKKDIDYEIKKIKLKKALKHVDLSHEH
- the ureG gene encoding urease accessory protein UreG produces the protein MKKTVIIGVGGPVGSGKTLLIERLVRQMNEDLNVAVITNDIYTKEDAKFLCDNSVLSEDRIIGVETGGCPHTAIREDASMNFAAIEQLEERFEDLDVIFLESGGDNLAATFSPELVDSSIYIIDVAQGEKIPRKAGQGMIKSDLFIINKIDLAPYVGADLDVMKKDTEVFREDNTFLFTNLKDQEGVAAVNEWIRKNVLLEGL